The sequence TGTATCCTATGGCTTAGCTCTACCCTTTCTCCATCCACCTAATTGGTCTGTTTCTACTGCAAAATCTCCAAGGTAGGCACAGTTTTATGTTTATTATATAAtggttataagtagagatgggcacgaacctaaatacagaccaaaaaaacccacaaaccagcccggttcggggttcgtgaaccagggttcatggaaacttgtttccacgaacttgaCTACTGGTTCGTTTCGTTTGTATTAAAGgaccagtttaaatggccatttccctgggggaaatggccatttaaacttttactgctgcttgcaagcagcaggtacctttaaactatcagctgccaggtggtgggagggccctttccctcctcctctgctgccctgcaagactccaccaccccagcatcagagggaaggtaaatGGGGGCTGGTGCTGGGGCTTGGCGGGGGGAAGACTGGGGCTAGGGGGATTGGGGCTGGGGGTttgggtttgggccatttaaatggccctgccttgcaagtggcaggtcccttgaaattatcagttggcaggcagcaggggaggatccccctgcctgccagctgatagtttaaagggccagttccgtgccagttcgtggtttgtggaaaccccatgaaccacgaaccccatggtttggtttttttctggttcgtgcccacttAATGATTATAAGATCAAAAGTGTCTGTGTGCTTCTCATCTCCCTTCTCTTTCAGGCATTCCCCTCTCCCTTATAGTTTCAGAGATATTTATGGTTGGTGCCAAGCCACAATTTGCAGCCATGGCTAAACTAAGCATACTTAGAGAAAATACCAGCGCAAGACATAATGCTAACTATACTAATTAAAAGATCACACAAACGAAAAAGACTGTGCAAGTATGTGGGACATTCATAATCTCCTAAACATGATTTGGAGATTGAACAGTTTTATGCCCATCCTGAGCCTTATAGTATGAAGATTCCTTACCATGTGCATCTCTTATAATTGTTGCCCTAATGAGTCAACAGCAGAGGGAGTAAAACAGACTATCTCTTGCCTTTGTATACAAAAAAAGTGTGAAAGCCATTTCAGATAACAGGCTCAATGAATGGGTCACAACAAGTGTTAATATGTGTACTTATCACAAATCCCTACCTCATGTCCTCTGTCTTGCACAGGACATGACTCACTGTCTGCTTCAGAGAACGATCCAGACTCATCGCTGGAGTTTGTTCCATAGGATGGCTCACATTTTATCTGGGGTCTGACTTGGTTGTACATTCCATCTCCCATCACGCCTGGCTCCTGATGCTCAGGGGCCAGGAATCGAGCTCCTTGGGAACAGGGGGAAGATGAAAACTCACACAGAGGGAGGCTACAGGGAGAACCACCACTGCCATCCTCTGCATAAGAGTAGGAGGAACATGAGCTAGAGGTCCTTGTTCTGGTTTCCAGAGGAGGAGAACGAGGGCAAACTTTAATTGGCACTGGGCAGCTGGTGTTAGGCCGCACCCGTCCTGGCAAGTGATCAGCTGTCTGTCCAATGTGAGAATAGGTCTGGCAACTGGGAAGAGACTGGTTACTTCCTGCCCACAGACCCTTTGGCACAGTCTCGGTGAGATCTTTGTCTAAGCTGCTCACGCCAGAATATGAATGCACCGAAGTGTTTACTTGGTCACAAACGTTTGAAGAAAATATAACACTCCTCCTGTCCACCTCACCTTCCTGCTTACAGAGACCTTCAACAAAGCCAGGACCCCTGAGAGGCGATCCCACTGTAAAATTGGAAGCATCCTTCTGAACAGCTTGGGACAGTCCATAAGTCCCTGCGAAAGGGACATAATCAGCTTTGTGGTCACCCTGAGTTGTCCCCTTGTCAAAAGGGCAGGCTGGACTCCCGGCAAAGTGCTGTTGGGAAGTACTGGGGAAGCCAACTAAGTCTATGTTTTTTGTTCGATTGAAGAAAGACCTTAGGCAGGAAGGAGAGGAACCACTTTTAGACCTGTCAGCTCCAGGAGGACTTGGCTGCTTTCGGTCCATTTCAACGTCGCCCTCTTTATCCCTGATGTCAGGCTCATCTCCAGAGAGGCAAAGTGTGATGTTTTCTTCATCATTCTCCTCACTCCTAGGCTCACTTTTAATTTGCCCTACAGCAAGTTCTGGCTTGAGGCTGTCGCCAGAACTTTCTTCACTGAATGTGCTTGTGAAACCTGAGGTACTAACGTGTGATGTATTGTAGACATTCTTGGTACAAGCCAGCTGGTATTTCTTGTATCTGGGATACCGTGTTACTGCTTCTTTGTCCAAATTGTCCTTGTCATCTCTTAGCAGGTCAGAGTCAGGCAGCATCCCTTCTTTATCTGCTTCCGAACTGGTGGTTTCAAAGTTAAAGGGCTCTGGGTGTGTTCTCTCCCTTGGACAAGATATCTTGGAAGTCTCAGATTCCATTGTCTCTACCTCCTCTTCCTCGGAATTCTCATCTTCATGCATCCGCTGATAAGTGGGATCCTTTTTGCACAGGAACAGGCTGTCCTCATTGTTCAGCAGCTGGGTTTGAAGGAAGCTGAAGCAGGAATCCTCCAGGTTGTGCACGCGCAGGAACTCTGCACAATGGATAACCTCTTGTATGTTTTCTCTGCTGAGTAACAGCTTAGCAGTGTAGGCAAACTGTAACAATGGACCAAATCCCCTGGCAGTGACCTGCAAAAAAACAGGGAAATTGCCAGTATTACCATCAGCACTGCTATTGTCCCAAGCCCCTCAAGTGTAGTTAGGTAATCTGACAGCTCTAATGTCCATAAATACCACAGTGTACTAGTTAATCTTTCATCAAGTCAGCAATGAAGTTACTTCCAGTAATTAATGCTGCCTAGTGATGTGCTGCCTGTATACATATTATAGGATTATTTAAACTTTACTTCCAACAAATGATTCAAAGTATGATGAACTCTTTGGCATTTGCCAAGTGGTATTCACCCTATTAACAGACGCACGTGGCTGCTGCTAAATTCTCAAATGGTGCATAACCCATCAGTTCTACTGTACTTCAATAAATTTGGCAGAATGTACCCTGCACTATTAGAATTAAGTCAATTATGCACATttaataaacatttaattttgcTACCAAAAGTCTTACAGGTTTTCAGAGAAACTGGATATATTTTATATGCACTTGAGGAAAGGTTACCCATTTTTGGGacagcataaatattaaacaggaATAATACAAAGCAGGGATGTTGGGGGAAATAACGTGATTTAACCTGAATAAGGAACAATTATAATAAGATGGGGAGCTGTGACCATCCCCCAACTGCTGGATTTGTACAGTGAGGAGCCAGGCAGTAGCTGGTTACAGGTCCGTATTACCACACAGTTCTGTAACAGCATGAAAAGCTGATTACAGCTTCCAACGACTCACTTGAATACAACactaatataccacccttctgctATTAAGAAATAAAATACTTGCTTAACCATGTTGCTAGAGATTACAGAAGACTGGTTTTTACATATGGCATGATTGAAGAGGCTCCCATTATTTGATTTCACCCTCTAACCATCCTCCCTCTGGAATCTCAGCTGTCACCAGGCACAATCCATATGCTTTCAAGCAGTTTCTTTAATCACGAATCCTAGGAATGTGAAAtttgttaaaaatgaaaatgagTATGAAAAGTGAAAGAAAATACCCTTAGGATGACAGCACCCCAGCACCCATCAGATGTTGTTTTAAATAGGACATCAATGCATATACTGTTTTAATCCCCTGGGGGAGgcaaataataatttatttagtAATGTAATAATGTGGAGGCATGGATTATCAGGATTCAGATagctgagggtgggggagggcagTGTGTGACTCTGCTACACTGATGTGCTTGATATTACTGCCTTTCCTTGTTTGTCCAATATTTCAGATTAAAAGGTCTGCAGTTTCTCCAGCAGCACTTAAAATTTGCATTACACACACATTTGGTTCATCATGCAGTAATACACAATTGGACGTTAAACAACTGGAAAATAGAGAGGGTGGGTATTGTTATTAGTGTAACTACTGGTTTATGCATCTTTATTCTGTGAATAGTTTTGGGTCAGGCACGTTACTCTGACCTTATCTATGTGACCCAAACACCaatcttttcctagcatgatcttCAGTGTAATGAGTAACTTTGAAAGTAGAATAGGCGCTTACTACCTTATTGCTTTCTAATTTCAGCTGGTCTTAATAAAAGTACTAGGTTAGTATGTCTACCAAATATAAATCCCAGAGAACAAAAATTGTTATGGAAGTTATAATCAAACACAACCACTAGGTGGGAGAACTGCAAAGCTAGTCGATGACAAAACTATACTTTTCAACTAGAACTCCATTCAGTGTAGTCtaggcaaaataaaaacaaaaccactGACTCATAACATTCCAAAGGACATTTTTCCCCTCTCAAGCTGAGTCAAGGTTTTCATCCCCTCAAAACTGGACTACTTTGGACATCTGCTATGCAAGCCTTTCTCCAGAGGCTATTCACATGCAGAACTCTTAGTGTTATTGACACAGCATAACAAACAGATGGTTGCTCTCAAAACACACCACAAaatatggtgtgtgtggggggagagacTAAGTGGGGAGATAAGAGGGCCAAATCAGTATGGATCATTTGTAATAACACATATCCTATGCAGATAATAACAGAGCAGTAATTTATAATAGGCAGTGACGAGCAACACTGCATTTTGGTGCTACAACAGCCACTGCTTGCAAATTTAAAAGATGCCCTCAGGGAGGAGTCTTAGAAGCATTTCAGATCAGTGCTAATGTTTCAAATGCATAAACAGCAGCTTTCATGATGAATGCAAGCAGGGCTTGCTGGCAAGTGTGGAAGCCAGCAGAATCTCAGTAGCCCGAAGCTGtctaaatattgatttggcctttATTGTGGGTCTACCATCGTGCTGCCTTTGAAACTGCTGGTATTTAATTCACCATGACAAGAAAGCAGATATTCAGGGACTGTAAAGTGGTTATAAATATTGCACGTTTTTGAGATGAAGGTTTAAAAGCTGCATATATTACAGTTACCAAGCCATGGTTGAAAGTTTTTTTTACAGGAGAAACTTTAAGTAGGCTACTAAATATCAGAGCAACAGCATAACCGAGAGGATGCATAATGAATACAACAATATGCTGCAGCACTTAGGTTGGAGGTAAAATAGCAGTGTTAAATATTATATTCAAAAGAATGCAAATTTGTCAACAGAAAACAGCTTTCTAGCCCTTCTCATTTATATCTATAAACAAACATCCGTATGATAAGCTAGTGTTTTCtttgtttagaaaaaaaaaaaggtggaggTGCCAGTACGCATACACAGAATtgcaccaatttccaccaattcctccctcaggacttgggagagcccccagAAAAGGCGTTGGTACTCAGAAACCACTACGTACCACCACCAAAACAGTCCTGTGATATAAACAGacgtgctttctctctctctcacctaaCATTTCAGCATAGAAATCACTGAGCTTATGTTAGAAGGTACCGTCCTAGACCCTTTAGTCTCACCTCTTTACTGAATACCCACTTTGAATGTACTGACCTCAAATCTAAGAATCCTTCACGTGTACTGTAAGAAGCTCCATGCACGGCAAAGGCCATGTAGAAAATTTCACTtttatttacagcatttatatcccacatttcagCCCAGTAAGGTCCCCAAGATGGATAACAATTAAAAGAAGCATAAAAATACACCATGTTATCCCATGTTATCTCATTgggaatgttatcccaatctttaagaaagggaagaaggatgacccgggaaactacaggccggtcagtctgacttctgttgctgggaagatattagaacagattttaaaggaatcaatctgtaagcatctgaaggaccgctcagagatccggggaagtcagcatggttttgttcctaacagatcttgtcagaccaacctggtttccttctttgatcgagtgaccagcttactggattggaggaactctgttgacgtgatttatctggatttcagtaaagcttttgataaggtctcccatgacattctgatgggcaaactggaagactgtggactggactataggacagttcggtggatagggaactggttagaagagtggtggtcaacggtgtttcatcagactggagggaggtgtccagtggggtgccgcagggctcggttttgagcttggtacttttcaatatttttatcaatgatctggatgaaggagtggaagggctgctcattaaatttgctgatgataccaagttgggaggagtagcaaacacccaagaagatagaattaaaattcaacaagacctgaatactctggagaagtgggcagctgtgaataggaagcaattcaacaaagacaagtgcacagtattatatctgggccacaagaatgggaagcacaaatactggatgggggatacacttctgggcagtagtatatgtgaaagggatcttggggtaagagtggactgtaaactaaatatgagcagtcagtgtggtgcggtggcaaaaaaggctaattcaatcttgggttgtatcaaaggggccatagtgttgaaatcgcaggaagtcatagcccctctctatactgtcttggtcaggccgcacctggggtattgtgtgtagttttggaggcctcacttcaaaaaggatgtggacaaaatcgagagggtgcagaggagagcgacgaggatgatcaggggtctggagactgagccctacgaggaaaggctgagggccttgggaatgtttagtttggagaagaggaggttgaggggggacatgattgctctctttaaatatttgaaaggctgtcatttggaggagggcaaggagctgttccagttggcagcagagggtaggacccgaagcaatgggcttaaattacatgcacaaaagtactggctggatatcaggaaaaactttttcacagtcagagtagttcaaaagtggaatcagctgcctagggaggtggtgagctccccctcacaggcagttttcaagaagaagctggatgaatacttgtcagagatgctttaggctgatcctgcactgggcagggggttggactagatggtctgtatggccccttccagctctatgattctatgaaaaccaATTAAAACCCAGAGCTAAAAAAATGTGCATAAAACATACGACATCAAATTGTATGGGGATATAACCTCATAAACCAGCTGAAATCCAGGCAATCAAGACCCAAACAAATAATCTGAGCATTGAGGCAATCTTGGAAGCTGTGTGATTGTTGTTAGCAGCAGCAACTGTATGGACTTTTGCACTTTGAGAAAGAAACCAATTCTGTCCCTTTCCTCTGAAGTGGAGAGTTCCTGCCCACGTTCCTAGAAAACTAAGCGGGATCTGTTTTCATGTTCACTAGATGGATGTGAGAAGGATTTGTCACCTGACCTTACAAAGCAGTTGCTGAACCCCTTCATAGAATCCCAAGGGTCATTTAACAGTTAAGTAACAAAAAAGTAAAGTGACACAGAGGATCACCCCCTCCCCTATTTGAATGTCAGCAATAACCTCCCTTGGTTCACTGTACTCTGTCCCACTTGGTGTCTTTCCTGTTAGTGCGAGGAGGTCTTGTCTACACAAAGAGTAAACCAATGTAGCTTCTTGTGAATTGACTGGTCAACCCTtacaacaagggaggaatatttatttaacaATAAAGCAAATACTTTATGGAGATGTCCACACTATAGGTTCTGGAATTCTGCAAAAGAATATAATCAGGCTCACAATGTTtgttcctttccccccaaattgGACAGAGCCTCTTTGTTCAGCTCATGGACTGGAGGTGTCGTAAGGGTTACCACAGTCtattcaaataaaacattagGAAACTATTTCCATCATTCCATCACTCAAATTAAGTTTCTTTGAATCATATTAGTGCTGTGATCATTAGAAAAGACTTGAAAAATGTTATTTTGTCAAGAGGAAGgacggtgggaggtgggggagaaactcccctcccccccagccaccTCAAACAGCTTTTACCACTACTTGGAAAAATGCATGGTTTCCAGATCAGTTCCCTAGAGAAGATAAAAGCAGGGCAGGTATGGTGCTATTCTgtgggggaaaagaagaagaaagagataGAGCTCCTCTCTCTCCATGTTGTTCTCCCCCttaaaaacaccccccccccaaagcagtctTAGTCATACCCAGTGATTCTTGGGTCCCATCCTTAACTTTTGCCCAGGGACCCAAAATCACTAACAATGCATACAGTTAAAGTCCACCTATTCAGAACTTCAGTCATATTCACTTCCATTAGTGTTATTTTCATTGGGATGCTTTTCTTCCCAGAAATTTTCTGGGAAGTGTTCTGTTGCAACAGCGTGTACCCTAATTCCAGCAAACTCGGGCATTTTATCCAGGGCATTAGCAGTGCAGCCCTAAGCACAGCTGcgcccttttaagcccattggtGTCAAAAGATTTAGAAGCatgtgattctgcttaggattgcattgtaaaccaTCTAAAGTGCAGTGCAGATATAGAAATTAACTAGGGTTCAGGACCAGGCCACAGGATCATATATTCACCTCTTCTTTATCCACCAGCCCTCACACATATTTTCTCCTGACTACCCATGCTCAACATGACAAACATTTGGATTCTCAATATAAGTTCAAGGGCATTGTCACATTGTTGACACTCATAGGTATTCCTCAACCCAGGTTGAGAATGTCAGCATGATGTCATGGACTGCTTGTGGCTGCTAAACCCTAGTCGACTGGTACATTTGTACTACTTTCATATTTTTACTGGTTTCAGAGGTGACTTGCTTTGATGCAGCTTAATAACCCTACCATGCCTTTTTGTAAAGCTTCAATTTATATAATAAAGCACTCTCAAGACACGCAAGATAAGTTTAGTGACAACTAACAGTGTTTCTATCTTTTCTCCACACACGCACAAAGGTCTCAGAGATTAAACACAATCTGTAATCTTATTTGCCATAATTAACaagcctgtcttttttttttaagggctaGGATGCTGGTAGAGAGATGGAGTGTTATTTTCAAAGTTCATTTTGGCATacagtatcaaatacattttTCAAAATACAATTTGTTAAATGGACTGCTTaggtatttttattcaatttttaaacAGGGGGattattctttatttttaacagtgaTTTTATAAACTGTGATATAAATAATCAATGCCCATTACAAATGAGGAAGCAGACAGAATTAGCTTGGTAAAGTGGTTAAAATGTTTCTAACGAGGATCTGGGATTCAAATCTCCATTGTTATCATAAAGCTGATGGGTGATCTCGGACTAGTCATGTCCTCACAACCTAACCTACTCTGTAAGGTCAATGTGAGggtaaaaaaaaagaggactattgaaTGATGCCCTGAGCAACCTGGATGAAAGATGTGATAAAACAATAATATATCTAAGTGGCCTATTCAAATGTACGTGCAACTTTTATACAGGTAACCTTTGCAAATAGAAGGCTAAATTAATCGATCTAAAACACACACAGGAAACCACAAAGCTGTCAAATGCCACGTAATGTTTAAGAGGACTATGTGAAGAAAATTCTTTCTTGGTTAGGTTAGGACAATGATGCTAACATTTCACCGCTAACTAGAACCCAGTTTTAATTTAATTCTGCTTTGTCTTTCATTCTAGCAGTGGAGGGAGAACGTGAACAACACGTTGCTCTCATACATGCATATTCAGATATATTTCATTGCACTAAGCAAGTGATTATAAAGCCAAATTAAAGGACATAATGGATATAAGTAGACCCACCTGCCAATTGCCTTTTGTCCTCAATTTTGATGGGGGTAATGAGagcctgatagggttgccagtcccctcctTGGGGTGGggagtcccctgctc is a genomic window of Eublepharis macularius isolate TG4126 chromosome 1, MPM_Emac_v1.0, whole genome shotgun sequence containing:
- the BACH2 gene encoding transcription regulator protein BACH2, which produces MSVDEKTESPMYVYESTVHCTNILLCLNDQRKQDILCDVTLIVEGKEFRAHRAVLAACSEYFLQVLVGQTENDLVVSLPEEVTARGFGPLLQFAYTAKLLLSRENIQEVIHCAEFLRVHNLEDSCFSFLQTQLLNNEDSLFLCKKDPTYQRMHEDENSEEEEVETMESETSKISCPRERTHPEPFNFETTSSEADKEGMLPDSDLLRDDKDNLDKEAVTRYPRYKKYQLACTKNVYNTSHVSTSGFTSTFSEESSGDSLKPELAVGQIKSEPRSEENDEENITLCLSGDEPDIRDKEGDVEMDRKQPSPPGADRSKSGSSPSCLRSFFNRTKNIDLVGFPSTSQQHFAGSPACPFDKGTTQGDHKADYVPFAGTYGLSQAVQKDASNFTVGSPLRGPGFVEGLCKQEGEVDRRSVIFSSNVCDQVNTSVHSYSGVSSLDKDLTETVPKGLWAGSNQSLPSCQTYSHIGQTADHLPGRVRPNTSCPVPIKVCPRSPPLETRTRTSSSCSSYSYAEDGSGGSPCSLPLCEFSSSPCSQGARFLAPEHQEPGVMGDGMYNQVRPQIKCEPSYGTNSSDESGSFSEADSESCPVQDRGHEVKLPFPVDQITDLPRNDFQMMIKMHKLTSEQLEFIHDVRRRSKNRIAAQRCRKRKLDCIQNLECEIRKLVCEKEKLLSERNQLKACMGELLDNFSCLSQEVCRDMQSSEQIQDLHRYCPILRPMDLPTAVSINSSPARVEQNIVTSQCVGEGLQCCSEQSPVQQLGAHWLPNNVSDKCVAARVLDGADQGTYSEQELPLEQNNQTVTVDFCQEMTDKCTTDEQPRKEYT